In the genome of Arabidopsis thaliana chromosome 4, partial sequence, the window CGGTCGCCGTGATTTCAACGCCTTCGGTAGTCATGGTTCAGCTTCTCACATCCGTTTCCGCCATTTTCACTCTCTCATCGAAGCTCGCAACTATCTCAAGGTCTTAATTTCACTCTGAATTACACAAAGTTTGGAACTTTCTTTATGGGTCTTATCTACTAGATTTGAATGTGTTCaaagtttgagtctttttgtttgtttggattgATTAGGAGGAGAAAGATTGCGATATATGCGGCGTTGAGATTGCAGATGGAGCTTCTGCGGTTAATGAACATCCTTTCAAAAGAAACACTGCGTTTCTTCTCGGTAATGAGGTAATCAAAAGATCTGgtttttacaaaacttttgaGTGTTGCAACTTTGGTTAGTTTTGTGAACTTGGGTACTTTTGTTTGGTATGAGATCATAATCTCTATTACACTTCATCTGTGAGCTTAATTTCAGTGATTTGAAAGACGTTTTCTGATTCAAGAAACTGGAATCTAGTTAGGTATCTTCACTTACTAATGTGAGAGTTAGTTTACTTCTTCAGTTTGAATATGGATCTCACTTTATTTCAAAACACAGTGTGCTACATGATCTTTAGTAAAATTCATCTGTTAACAGTAATGAGGGAACAAGTAGATAACAGAAACTTCAATGgtttgaaacaaattttacaaCACCAGAGATTGTAGTGAAGTTACTTATCTCAAAGTTAATTGACTTCTCGAGCTTTCTTATGTAATCCTCTCCCTATGCGATtctaactctttttattttgtctggAGACTATTGCCCATTTAATCTTTTTGGCTTCAATGATTGTTGGTCTCTGCCATTAGCTAAATGGTAATTATAAGCATTCAAGATTTGAACAAATTGTTACTAAAGGACCAAGTTTTGGGCTTCTGTAGGGATCAGGATTATCTGCGAAGGAATACGAAATATGCGACTTCTTTGTATATATTCCTCAGTATGGCTGTGGCACTGCCTCTTTGAATGTTACTGTTGCAGCTTCTATTGTTTTGCATCACTTTGGAggtatttttttctgtttttgttcccATTTTTTATATGCTGTTTAAGATTTGAAAACACTTAGATGGAAAGCAAGATTGTAGAGAATAATAACTCGGCACGAATTCTTAGTCATGTATAGACATTAAAGATAGATTGATAGTGTTGGTTGCTTAAGAATAGTATTGTTCTATTACAGTTTGGGCTGGATTTTCTGAACGTGTTCGGGATGGAAGCAAATTTATAGTGGCTGATAGACCCGTAAGACAAGGAAGACGAAATTTCTGCGCCGGCACAGAAGAATCCGTCATTGAAGAGCGGAAGTTGAGGAAAGAAAGTGCAGAAAATGGGTTTTTCGATGACAATGGAAATGAAAATGGAAGTTCATCATCCGACCTTTTGGACGGTTTGTTCCTTAACGAataattatcttttataaaagaacaaaGTCTTGATTTGGGTTCCAATCCTGGGAAACACATCcttcaatatatattatcaagCAAGTTAGCTTACTCACGCTTGTTCATTCCCTAGTTACCGAATCTTTGTTTCGCAAGTTGAGAAAGCTTATGAATTAGGCtaagttgattttgattatttgatctGCCTTTGGTATGATACTATGATTATGAACATGTTTGAAAATGATTCAGTTGATAGAATCTCATTACGCTGTCTTACATTGTCTTCCTCATGTATTCTGTTTAGAAAcaatggtttttattttattagcaATTCAATTATTACATGAAGGCTTTATATTCTACATTCTttagaaggaaacaaaaatagttaaatccaatatctttgattttgttcatttttatgGAATAGAAACCAAAGCTTTTTTATTCACAGAATAACACCACcaagttttttcttcatcatgcAACAACTACTTGAGCAGCTGCAAGCCTTGCAATTGGAAccctgcaacaacaacaacaacaacaacaacaacagaaatcCCAAAATTACATCAATCTGAGTTATACAATAGTGTTGTAAAAAAAGTGTTTATTGGTTTGGAAATTAATCAATTACCTGAAAGGAGAACAAGAGACATAGTCAAGTCCTGCTTCAGCAAAGAATCCCACAGAAGATGGATCTCCTCCATGTTCTCCACATATCCCAACCTTGAGGCTAGGCCTAGCTGCTCGTCCTTTTTCTGTCGCCATCTTGATCAATTGCCCTACACCTTGCTGATCAAGAACCTGgtccaaacacaaaaaaatggcTATCAAGATTTTATCCTATGGATAGAGAGCAAACGAAATGGTAGTCATTATACCTCAAAAGGGTCGTGCTGTAAGATTCCTTTGGCGAGGTAAATCGGTAGAAACTTGCCGACATCGTCTCTACTGTATCCAAACGTCATCTGCGTCAAGTCGTTTGTCCCGAACGAGAAAAACTCCGCCTCTTTCGCAAtctgtcaaaagaaaaaggttccTACTTAGCAAATAGCAACATGGTTTCAAGTGCCTAAAACACATTTTGTGTCTTGTTACATTTACCTCATCTGCAATGAGCGCGGCTCGAGGGATCTCAATCATTGTCCCAACCTTGTAGCTCACGGTATGACCCTTCTCAGCAAATACTTTCTTTGCAACTTTACGAATTACATCAACTTGGTGACCCAATTCCTGAGGAGTTCCTACAAGTGGAACCATAATCTCAGGAATGACAGTAACACCTTGGTCCTGCATTGACGCTGCAGCTTCAAAAATTGCACGCGCTTGCATCTCCGTTAGCTCTGGATACGATATTCCGAGCCTATAACGTACAAGTTTACCGATCATCAGATTGTTCTTCAGGTgcaaagagacagagagaaacaaagagagtaaGAAACCTGCAACCGCGGAAACCAAGCATTGGATTCACTTCAGAGAGTTTCTCTATCCGTGACAagacttcatcttctttcacACCAGTTTCTTCAGCTAGCTCATGTACAATGTTGTCCAAGTCGCCTTCCGGGAGAAACTCGTGAAGCGGAGGGTCTAACAAACGGATTGTTACCGGTAAAcctagaaaaataaaaaggtttaGGCATGTTTTAAGTTGTGATACATTTTAGAGAGACGACTCAAAACATTTACCATCCATAGCACGGAAGATCCCTTCGAAATCCGAACGTTGGTAAGGAAGCAAGATGTCGAGAGAAGCTTTCCTTTGCTCTGTTGTTACCGCCATTATCATCTTTCTCACTGCTTTAATCCTATCTGCTCCAAAGAacttaaaaaccaaaccaaagacAACATTAAACATTTGGATACAAACAAtctaaatcatcaaaaacatgaaatcaaGTACAGAGGAGGAGTTACCATATGCTCTGTCCTACAAAGCCCGATTCCTTGAGCTCCGTTTTTCCTAGCTGCAATGGCGTCTTCAGGTGTATCCGCATTCGCCATAACCTTATCGGTCATCGAACATTTGAGTTAgaaagtttaaaaatatcaaacaagTTAAAGGAACAGAAACTCATAAACACCTTGAGACGTCTGATTGCATCAGCCCAGGACATGAAAGTCTCCAAATCTGGACTTAAAGCCGGAGGAGCCAATGCTTGTTTCCCTAATATAACCTCACCGGTTGATCCGTTCATTGAGATCCATTCGCCTTCATTAATCGTCAAATCTCCAATCAATAGAACCTGAAAATTTTTAAACCCTAACTTTAGAAACAATCTTCCCCTAACTTATATGACAAGTTTCTAAAATCGAATCCAAAAACCTTGTGGTTCTCGTCGACACGAATCTCGGAACAACCAGCAATGCAACATTTTCCCCAACCGCGAGCAACAACAGCCGCGTGTGACGTCATTCCTCCTCTAGCCGTCAATATACCTTCCGCTGCGTGCATACCTCCCACATCGTCAGGGCTTGTCTCAGTTCGAACCAGAATCACAGTTTTACCCTGAGAATGCCAAGCTTCGGCTTCCTCCGCCGTGAACACAACCTGTCCAACCGCCGCTCCTGGTGACGCAGGTAAGCCTTTGGCCACCACTTTTTCACGATACCCCGATGGATCATGAAACTAAtccatcaataaaaaaaaaaaaaaaaaaccttcattGACCTCTGAATCAAAATTTCCAAACCCTATTCATCGGTTACGTGTCAGACAATCATCTCTGCTTTTActcctaaaccctaaacgtCTTAAACCCATTAGTTCTTGTTCAAGTGAACCAATCATTACCAGTAAGTTTCgaattttggtttcaacatCAAGTTTATGActatgaaaaaagaagaagatgaatattTGAGTTTGTACCTGTGGGTGAAGTAGTTGATCAAGATGTTGAGGCTCCACCATTTTGATAGCAGAAGATTTCTCAACAAGCCCTTCACCTACCATATCAACTGCTATCTTCACGGCGCCTTTACCCGTTCGCTTACCCGCTCTGCATTGCAGCATCCacaatctctcttcttgtACTGTGAATTCAATATCCTGCAATAcacatttgagattttgtttaaattactAAAGAATTGTTGATGAGGACTAATTGAAGTATTGTTTATGTGTATCAACCATCATGTCTTTGTAATGTCTTTCTAAGATGTTGCAGTTCTCAACAAGTTCAGCGTAAGCCTCAGGCATAAATCTCTTCATTGTATCCAAATCTTCTGGTGTTCTTATCCCTGCAACCACATCCTCTCCCTGTCCCAAAACCAATATTTAATGAGTATGGGCTTACTTGTTGATATGAGATTCACACATTGTGATAGATGCCAAACCTGAGCATTAACTAGAAACTCGCCataaagcttcttctctcctgTGCTAGGGTTCCTAGTGAAGAGAACACCAGTCCCTGAAGTGTCCCCCATGTTTCCAAACACCATACACTGAATGTTAACCGCGGTTCCTTTCAATCCAGTTATCTGGTTAATACTTCTGTACTTGTTCGCTCTCGGGCTATCCCAAGAATCGAATACCGCTTCAATCGCTAGCTCCAATTGCTTCTTTGGATCTGCAATTAACCCCGTTTAAACATTTGTAACtaataactaatttttatcACTTGACCTCAAGTAGGAATCAAAACAAACCTGAAGGAAACTCTTGACCCTTGGCCTCTAAGTAAACACTCTTGTACTGCTCAACCAATTCCTTGAGATCAGCCGCGCTTAAGTCAGTGTCATTTTTAACTCCTTTCCTCTCCTTCATTCTCTCTAACTTCTCTTCAAACTTGGCGTGTGGAATTCCCATCACCTTTTATTgatcaagaaaacaattataagGTAGGTCAAAGAATTTTCTTGTCATGCAAGTTACCTGAAATAGTATTGAAAAACAGAGGACTTACAACATCACCAAACATATCAAGAAAACGCCGGAACGAATCGTAAGCAAAACGCTCTCCGCTTTTTGCGGCCAGACCAACGACGACTTGGTCGTTCAAGCCAAGGTTAAGTACAGTGTCCATCATACCAGGCATTGAGATCTACAATGCAAAATATCGATCAAAGACAAGTCAATGTAgttctgttttaaaaatagataaacGAAAGATCTTCATTTTCTACGTTATAGTTTGAATACCAAAATCATTAGGTCTTTCAATAGCCACAAAACTTATTCATTTTCTATCTAGTACATTTTAAACTCTTCCAAAAACGGCCAAATggcaaaataaccaaaaaaatatttggatcTCAACTTCAATAAAAGAAATCTAACAAGTCAAAATCTGCGtcaaaaaatcttcaaaagattaaagaaaacatagaaagaaaaaaaaacagaaatttaacattagaaaaaatccttaaaataaaaatagtcaagaaaaaaagttataattaaCTTACGGCGGCGCCGGAGCGAACAGAGAGGAGGAGTGGCTTGGAGGGATCAGCGAGGGAAGCTCCAATGTCACGTTCGATGAAGCTAAGACCTTCTAAGATCTCTTCCCATAAACCTTCTGGAAGCTTTTTGCCGGCGATCTGATACTGCTGACAAGCCTCCGTCGATATGGTTAGCCCCGGCGGCACCGACAAGCCTATGCTAGCCATCTCCGCCAGGTTGGCTCCTTTCCCTCCCAACTTCATACACAACaacaattaacatttttgataAATGGTTCTTGAAAATAGCAAACACTAAATTATTAATGAATTGatatgatcatgatgatgGTATTGGTAACATACCAAGGACTTCATGCCCTTGTTGCCTTCgcttcttccttttccaaAGGTGAATACTCGCTGCATcatggttttttgtttgtttgttttgattgagGTTTAGATTGCAGAAATGTTTGTGCAAGTTTAAGAACACATATacgtatctatatatatagtaaagcAAAAATTGGATAAAATAGATTCTGTCTAAAGCACAAAGATAAATTGATCAAATTTATCCATCCTAAATTTGACATGTCCATTATGTAAAAGCTAAATATAATGTTTATAATTTAagctaaaaataaaataaaataaaaaataattattattatgatcaTATGTACATcgaataattttataatataaaaacttgTATACAGTcgaaatttcatatttaatataaatcatttataGTTTTGATGGATACGTCatcaaaaatacattattatcTTATCAAGAGATCATTCCAAAATTCCAACCTCGAAATGCTAAATTGTAATATAATTGaccaaaattaaagaagttTCGTTGCGATGACTCGTCATAGATGTGTCAACCATATCTGATCTCACTCACACACTTGCTATCTGCCACTACCGATgctattttcctttttaacaaaacttttacttaACCAAAACAATAGCAAACAAATGTCATCAAATTCAACCAGTTCTTGTCATACCATCTCTAATACATGAATTCTTTATGGTGAAGGTGAATTGTGGATTTAAACTAGTAtcataatttttgtgttttacgCCAAGAATTTGATTGCCGTTTGGACATATTCACGTATTCTTTGGCACAATAACAAAACGTGGCATTGGTGGATCTACCAAGTGGCACAAGAGTCTGACTTAAGCAGCAAAGTGGTCTTTGAATACATTAAAGTTGTTTCTACGAAAAGTAGGGCTAATGAATCTAGaggaaaagtttttttttattacaaatttcGAAAATACTTGAATTTAAATAAGTTCATGTTTCcacaataatttaattcaaaataGTACTTTCATAATTTAGGCCAGACGCTATTTGGTATTACTACCGAAATGATCTCACATCACATGTGTGTATTAGTTTGAACCGTTCGATTGTTTAAACAAGAGTAACGAAACCAATCaacatcaaataattaatCGTCTCACAAGATCACAAAGCAAATGTCACAATGGCGTAACCTGTTTTGTATTCTATAACCGGTAGGGTTATAACCGATAATAATTGAGCTGCTAGATGGTTCGACCCAATGATCGGTGATAGTTTCTCTCAAGAATCTCACGTCagaatcataaaacaaaacgtaataaaaaagtgtataaaattttatggtgAAAATACACCAGAATGATTGAAATGGAAAGGCTTACCTTTTGGGCTATGGAAGCGGCCGGATCGGACACAGGGCTAAGTATGGCTCGAGCCTTCGTCTCACGATGCAAACCGGTCTTTGCTATGCTTAACCGTTGGCAATGGATTGTACCGGTTCTAGGGAAACGGTTTGATCCATCACCTAGCCGGTTTGATCGACTAACCATTCGGTTTTCTCCGAGATGATCCGTACGGAACACTCCATTTCCTTTGAAGAGCTCCGGCGTTGTCTTCACGATCATActtgtcattttctttcttatataaagCATAAACcacttaaataaatataatatacttaCTTTTAAGagttgtatataaaaataaagaagttgagagaaaggagtgtataaaataaaaatatatatagcttaCGTGATATGGAAATTGGTGTTTGATGGTTAGCTATTTGCGAGAGTAGAAATGGCGGTTCTATAAATTTCTTCTCTGATcctaatttatttgatttttgttggttcTTATTAGTTACGTAGACTTTATGtgatctatttttttatttatattttatgtatttttggaggtttatagattttggtttgacGAGTGACGTGAGTGGATGAAAGATAGATGTGGTTATGATTGGCTAATGTGTCCATTCCACGGttgttctttttcctttgaacGACCATATAAGTGGCTACCATTAAAATTGATCTCTAGAAGTTGTTAGGTTTTGAATAAGAATCAGTTTCCAAAATTATGAGGTCatatgtatatagttttattttcaaatagtaaaaaactttttcttaagTTCAACTCCATCTTATTGGTAAAATGATGTTGCTTGGTTTGTTTTCCACATGTTAAGATATTAAGGAAATAAAGGAGATTGATGGAGTAGGAACCTAAAAGTATTTGTGGTTCTGCTCGGTGTGAATATGACTAGCCAGGTTCCAGGAGAGGGATGTGGTATACaatttaactatatatttacaaaaatttgtttgtataCTGTTGcatacatttttatatatcattttgttaaGTTATTAAAAGAAtgttgaagagaaaaaagaagaagataatgaatgcattttttcttaatctattgattaagtttataatattaacttAGCGATACATgcttataataatttatacaattacATCTAAACTGTTAAGACttttggggggggggggtaAATCATACTAAAGTTTAATTGGGgcttaattagtttaaaatggtttaaaaaattcaatcgCTCATTTGATTACTAATCGGACAAAGGAATTCACGAAGCAAGCATGAATATTATATAACTTGAGaccattttttcaaaaatttgtaACATTTATGGAAATGCACGCATggcagtaaaaaaaaaagcattcaAAGAATGAAAAGAGAGGGCTTAGAACTTCCGAAGAATCTGGAAGTGTCATATACATTGATGCTCGAGTTAACTAAGGGACCCAAATGTTATGGGAGTGTGTGGCTATGTGCCATGCTCTGTTGAACTTTCTGGTGATGTTTTTGGTTAGAGTATAACTATTAGATAACTCCAAAGACTCATAAATTGTGGCAATTACGTGGAAGATGTGAGCCAACGCTTGCGTGCCAGACTGCCGGTCCAATGTTTTGCAATACCATCATTTAGGTGATGATaattgataaatgataattagGTGAGATAACCATCATTTGAtcaaatatatgataaaatgAAGTGAATGACTATTAAATTTaatggaagaaaatatatttttaataattaagtCTTTTTCAgtgtttttctaaaaattggTATATCTTcaaagtatttgttttttcaaatttttacaaCCAATGGttcaattttcttacaaattatttaaaacatatataaatatttatatttgcatatgtttttttgacatttttagaGATTAATATTTCAGGATATTTTTGACCCACTCAATTCAATTATCTTAGAAAGTTAAAcgagtgttttttttatcactgTTTAATGTTTATACAGAAAAggttttttctaattaaaataaattattagtCCATCTGTTCTCCATTATGTAACATGATTAAGAAGTAATTTTTTCTCATtcattagatttttttgtttccaagtTTCTATGCTTTATTTAATtcaatttgatgttttatgaTTCCTAATATTCtgcattattttttcttattggttGAATTATTTCTAGTTGATATAAATGATTTTcttaatgaaatatatataactatgtAATTCTTAAATGTTGTGCTTTCAAGTAGAAAATCTCATATTAAAATTGAGGAACTTTTAGATTTTTGGGGATAATGTAGACgttttgtgtatatttttttgaaccatttttattattttaatggaaaaaaaaaacacagatttCAAACACTCGAGAGTCAAGAGTCTCAGACCCACCCAGCTTCTGGTTTCGTTTCGCCGTCGCGCACGGCTGAACATATCTGCTATATCGGAGATTAGTGAAGGTTAATGCTAATATATTGGATGATACTGAAAATCGAAGCTTTAGTCTAATTTTTGTACTCCAATTGCTTCAGGTTAGTTACTATTGATTAAAGGTTTCATAATTTGGGGCTAATCTCTCTGCAAGGTGACGAGAAAATCCACTATCCCCTTCCCAAGATTTGTTCTCTGAAGATATAAAGTCTCAATCTTTGGATAAGAAAGTTCAAATGGAAAATTGGAAACTTTTCTTCAGTTGAATGAATGATTTAgctgaagaaaccaaagctaGAATGGGGCAAAGTTCATTGTCATGGGGTCCCTAGAATATTCGAATCTATGATCCTTTTGGTGTAAAGTATTAGTCAAGTTGAGAGatattttttacattttgtgGTCACTAATCATGTATTGGAGTTGATTGCTTCTAAACTCACTTTAACTTGTGAGAGAGTTTCTAAGATATCAAATAATCTATCATGAGAGAAGAGACAGTTTCTTGGAAGTACTTTAAAAGAGATGTTGTTCCGTTCACTGCGATGATCGCTATAGAGTGTACAACGGTTGGATCCAGCATACTGTATAAAGCTGCTACCTTGAGAGGATTTAGCTTTTATGTCTTTGTGTTTTACGCTTATGTTGGTGCTACACTTGTCCTTCTTCTACTTTCACTTATCTTTGGAAGGTACTTGATCTTCTCGAAGCAACTATGACTCTTGCTAAGTTTTAAAGAATATGAAACTTACTTGTTGTTGAATATGCAGGTCGAGAAGTTTGCCTACAGCCaagtcttctcttttcttcaagATTTTCTTACTTGCGCTTCTCGGGTAATTATATCTTCATGTTTCTAGATTTATGAGCATTTTCGGGTTGTTTATCGCTAACTTGGGGGTGAATAACAGGCTCACGTCGCGGGTAGCTGGTTGTAAAGGTATAGAATATAGTTCCCCAACTCTTTCCTCTGCTATCAGCAATCTTACACCAGCTTTCACCTTCATCCTTGCCATCTTCTTCAGGTTCCACTTTCTCCTAAACCGGGTGATTCCAATCTTAACCATACAAAAGATATGATTTTCACACAGTAACAGTCAATAtgaaatgatatttttgtctGTGAATTATGGAGTAGTTGTATAAGTATGAGAAATGTTGGATAGATATGAGGTTTGTTTGTAACTCTAACTTTGATGACTTGTTCTGCTTCCTTGGGTGACTTAAAGGATGGAACAAGTAATGTTAAGAAGCTCTGCAACTCAGGCTAAAATCATTGGCACAATAGTTTCTATATCTGGTGCTCTGGTTATTGTTCTGTATAAAGGCCCAAAACTTCTTGTTGCTGCATCGTTTACTTCATTCGAGTCAAGTTGGATAATTGGAGGCCTTTTGCTCGGTCTGCagtttttgcttctttcagTCTGGTTTATTCTTCAGGTAGTACATACACTTGGAACAGATTCATGAAAGagatttttggatttgttggTGACGCATAAGATTGAGCTAAATTTGTCACTTCCACATGATTTTAGACTCATATCATGGAGATATACCCTGAAGAAATAGCCGTAGTCTTCTGCTACAACTTATGCGCAACTCTAATCTCAGGGACAGTATGTCTACTTGTAGAAAAAGACTTGAATTCTTGGCAGCTTAAACCAGGTTTCTCCCTCGCTTCAGTCATATACTCGGTAAGTAATCAAACCTCATAAGTTGAGAAATCAAATCTTTAGCTCAGAAACTAATACTCTGTTTCAGGGACTCTTTGATACATCATTGGGCTCAGTTATCCACACATGGGGTCTCCATGTGAAGGGTCCAGTCTACATATCCTTGTTCAAGCCGCTGTCTATCGCAATTGCAGTCGCCATGGCTGCTATATTCCTCGGCGACACACTTCATCTTGGGAGGTACCATCTTATTACCTTCAACTTTATAATGTCTCTTTCTTAAAGAAACATAGTGATGATAACTTAGTTCTAGGTGTTTGAAATGTTTAGTTTCATCTTCAAATACATAATGAATAATAAAATGTGAAGACAGTAACAACTAACAATCGATATAGATTTTCGGTTGTTAGGTAATAAGATTTACATGATTGGTACATATAAATTTGCATCTATGTGTTGTGGGCAGTGTGATTGGATCAGTGATATTGAGCTTTGGGTTTTACACTGT includes:
- a CDS encoding tRNA/rRNA methyltransferase (SpoU) family protein (tRNA/rRNA methyltransferase (SpoU) family protein; FUNCTIONS IN: RNA binding, RNA methyltransferase activity; INVOLVED IN: RNA processing; LOCATED IN: cellular_component unknown; EXPRESSED IN: 23 plant structures; EXPRESSED DURING: 13 growth stages; CONTAINS InterPro DOMAIN/s: tRNA/rRNA methyltransferase, SpoU (InterPro:IPR001537); Has 7549 Blast hits to 7548 proteins in 2062 species: Archae - 19; Bacteria - 6000; Metazoa - 86; Fungi - 2; Plants - 92; Viruses - 0; Other Eukaryotes - 1350 (source: NCBI BLink).) translates to MAGFESYVVVHNIAKRHNVGTLARSATAFGVTELILVGRRDFNAFGSHGSASHIRFRHFHSLIEARNYLKEEKDCDICGVEIADGASAVNEHPFKRNTAFLLGNEGSGLSAKEYEICDFFVYIPQYGCGTASLNVTVAASIVLHHFGVWAGFSERVRDGSKFIVADRPVRQGRRNFCAGTEESVIEERKLRKESAENGFFDDNGNENGSSSSDLLDGLFLNE